A region from the Wansuia hejianensis genome encodes:
- a CDS encoding zinc ribbon domain-containing protein, whose product MSFCKKCGNQLNAGAQFCPRCGEPVSQPASDYQPTNFSQPVPTAPNKSKAPLFILIGIAAAVVLVIVLLLRGCGGAAYEKPVKVMLDTMISGKYDMKTAQKMVDQIPDPVIDAMIEDYGAYDTEREFVEELAGELEDMADDISEYNPSYKITGTKKMDSDDIETLEEQYSDYIDVDLKISEAYTIKVSLYSTEDGEENKEKAELNTIKVKGKWYLDYFSMNSIF is encoded by the coding sequence ATGAGTTTTTGTAAGAAATGCGGCAATCAGCTGAATGCGGGTGCACAATTCTGCCCCCGGTGCGGCGAACCGGTATCACAGCCGGCTTCCGACTATCAGCCGACGAACTTCAGCCAGCCGGTCCCGACCGCGCCGAATAAATCAAAAGCGCCTTTATTCATTTTGATCGGAATTGCTGCTGCAGTTGTACTTGTTATCGTTCTGCTCCTGCGCGGATGCGGAGGCGCAGCCTATGAGAAACCGGTCAAGGTCATGCTGGATACGATGATCAGCGGAAAATACGACATGAAAACCGCCCAGAAGATGGTAGATCAGATTCCTGACCCTGTGATAGACGCCATGATAGAGGACTATGGCGCATATGATACGGAAAGAGAATTCGTTGAGGAACTGGCAGGTGAATTAGAAGATATGGCGGATGATATCTCAGAATATAACCCGTCCTATAAAATTACCGGCACCAAAAAGATGGATTCTGATGATATTGAAACCCTGGAGGAGCAGTACAGCGACTATATTGATGTCGATCTGAAAATAAGCGAGGCTTATACAATTAAGGTTTCACTCTATTCCACTGAGGATGGGGAAGAGAATAAAGAAAAGGCTGAGCTGAATACCATTAAAGTCAAAGGAAAATGGTACCTGGATTACTTTTCAATGAACAGCATATTCTAA
- a CDS encoding zinc ribbon domain-containing protein: MSFCGKCGASIPDGSKFCPKCGNPMVSQVNSPEPGVPNPGVTGEFPPVDPAPQPEPAPFNYNQYGSSGGSDYSGPSYEPGKKGSGKLVLILVIAIVAIVAVILILLFTTGILGGGRSGGSAYEKPVQKLMNAIEDQDAQLVVDVLPDEIVDLQLEYYEDEEELADDLASYIFSDFEDYDSIKVSYKVTDREQLDDDEIDDLIDDYSYNLDVDLDITDAYDLDLDVDFKADGEKESESLSLTVIKIDGSWYLDLFSL; this comes from the coding sequence ATGAGTTTTTGCGGAAAATGTGGAGCATCCATACCCGATGGGTCCAAGTTTTGTCCGAAATGCGGGAATCCCATGGTTTCCCAGGTGAATTCGCCGGAACCAGGCGTTCCGAATCCAGGCGTGACCGGTGAATTCCCACCGGTAGATCCGGCACCGCAGCCTGAGCCGGCGCCTTTTAATTACAATCAGTATGGAAGCTCAGGCGGCAGCGATTATAGCGGCCCCAGCTATGAACCTGGCAAGAAGGGTTCCGGTAAGCTGGTGCTGATATTGGTGATCGCTATTGTGGCTATTGTAGCTGTAATATTAATCCTCTTATTCACCACCGGGATTCTCGGCGGGGGACGAAGCGGCGGTTCGGCTTACGAGAAGCCTGTACAGAAGCTGATGAACGCGATAGAAGATCAGGACGCACAGCTGGTCGTCGATGTCCTTCCTGATGAGATTGTAGATCTGCAGCTGGAATACTACGAGGATGAAGAAGAACTGGCAGATGATCTGGCCAGCTATATCTTCAGTGATTTTGAAGACTATGACAGCATTAAGGTTTCTTACAAAGTGACAGATAGAGAACAGCTCGACGATGATGAGATTGATGATCTGATTGATGATTATTCCTATAATCTGGATGTGGATCTCGATATCACCGACGCATATGATTTAGATCTTGATGTGGATTTCAAGGCTGACGGTGAGAAGGAATCTGAATCTCTCTCCCTGACAGTGATCAAGATCGATGGAAGCTGGTATCTGGACCTGTTCAGTTTATAA